The Pontibacter korlensis sequence CGCACTCATATCTTTGGCAGTATAAGCGTAAGTTCAATTTTATCAGGCTCTTAAACGTAAGCTAAGAGAAAGGGAAGGAGAAAGCCCTTGCACTAGACACTTTGATGATGTCGCCCCCAAGGAATCCCTTCCCTTTCTCTTCTTCTTAAAAGCCTGGACAGTACCTAGAGGCTGCCCCATCCGCAGGCATGAGTGAGTGTAGGCCCGGAAGATGAATGTTTTTTGTCCACTTAAGCCCCTTTCAGCTATGAAGAATTTACTCTGTCAGAACCTGGGCGTCGATGTGAGCAAAGACGCCCTGGAGGTGGTCCTCTCCACCCTGGACATGGAGCGGCGGGTGAAGGTGAAAGCCTCCCGAAAATTCACCAACACCCCCACAGGCTTCAAGCAGCTGCAGCGCTGGCTGGAGGGCAAGCGCGCAGCGGACGTGGAGCTGCGCCTGCTCATGGAGGCCACGGGCGTGTACTACGAGCAGCTGGCCTGGTTCCTCTACCACGAGGGCTACCAGGTCTCGGTGGTGCTGCCCACCAAGGCCAAGCGCTACCTGCAGGCCCTGGGAAACAAGAGCAAGAACGACAGGATCGATGCCAGGGGCCTGGCGCAGATGGGCCTGGAGCAGCTCCTGGAGCTCTGGCAGCCCTTGTCGAAAAACATCTACCGGCTGCGCCTGCTGACCCGCCAGCTGGAGGACTTCTCCAACCAGCGCACCGTGTGCCTGAACCAGCTCCATGCCCTGCATCACGGTGCGCTGGTGGTCAAGCAGGTAGAGCGAAACCTCCAGAAGCTGGTCGGCACCCTGGACAAGAGCCTCCAGGAGCTGGAGGAGGCTATTGGGGAGCTGCTCTACCAGGATCCGCTGCTGGCTGAGCGGGTGGAGAAGATGCGCTCGGTCAAGGGGGTGGGGCTCAAGACGGTGGCCGTGCTCCTGGCCGAGACCAACGGCTTTGCCACCTTCGAGCGGCAGGGCCAGCTGGTCAGCTACGCCGGCTATGACGTGGTGGAGCACCAGTCGGGCCAGCGCTCGGGCAGAAGCAGAATATCAAAGAAAGGCAACGCCCACATCCGGCGGGCCATGCACCTGCCGGCCTTTACAGTAGTACGTTATAAAGAGCCTGTCTTTACTGCCCTCTACGAGCGGCTCGTGAAAAGGGGCAAGACCAAGATGCAGGCGTATGTGGCCGTGCAGCGCAAGCTGCTGATCCTGCTCTGGACGCTGTGGCGCAAGAATGAAGCCTATGATCCACGTTATGGGCAGCAGCCAGCGGAACCCAAAAATAACATCCAAATCCAGGAGGCCGGAGCCTCTCTTTCAGGTGTCAGCGCAGCTGACAAAGACGCAATAACGCAGGAAACGCAGCCAGAAACAGCAGAAAAAGAAATAGCCCCAGCTCAGGCCAGGGCTACGCAAGATGAACTTCCAGTACCAGTCGGCCCGGGAGCTCTCTTTCAGGTAGAGTGAAGATAAGAAACAGGTAAGAAAAATGCAACAAAAATCCTTGACTTTGAAGACAGTACCTTGGGGCTTTAGCCAAGGGATGAATTTGGTTTTCTTTTTGAACCACTCGATGTGGTGCAGCATCCCTTCACTTTTGTTGGGTTCGATCTTACCCTATGTTCTACCGCCTGCACTTGCCGGCTGTTACCTTTGCTGCAGCAAACATGCCCTGCACCGGGCAAGGCGCCAAAAGCAGCCGTGAACCAGATCAAGACATACCGCTTCCGACTCAAACCCACCAGGGCGCAGGCACAGGCTTTTGCGCAGTGGCTCGGCTCGTGCCGGTATGTCTACAACCTGTGTCTGGACTACAAGAGGCAACTCTACTCGAACCACCAGCTTTCCATCGGCAAGAACCAGATGCAGCAAGAACTTGCAGCCATTGCCAAGGAGGTCGGGTGGATTGGCTGTGTTCACTCACAAACTTTACAGGAAGTAACCGATAGGTTGTTCAAGTCCTACGAAGGCTTCTTCAAGCAGGGCAAGGGATTCCCCAGGTTCGCCAGGCGAGGCCAGTATCGCTCCTTCACCTACAAGCAGGGGGTGAAGCTGCACCAGAACACAAGTACCGTACAACTGCCCAGGACAGGCAAGGTGAAATACCGCAAGTCACAGGATGTGCAGGGGGGTATCAAGACAGCCAGCGTTGTCAAGGAAGCCGATGGGTGGTATGTGACCCTGTGCTGTGAGGTGGAGATAGCACAGCTTCCACCAGTGACAAACGTGTTGGGGCTGGACATGGGTATCAAGTCCTTTGTGGTCACCTCAGACGGTTAGGTGGTGGATAATCCAAAGCACCTGTTCCGCTACCAATACCAGCTAAGGAAAGCACAGCGTTCGGTCAGCAGGAAGAAGAAAGATGGTAGTAACAGGCGCAAGGCTATTCAGAAGCTTGCCAGGCTGCACCTGAAAGTCAGGAATACACGTAAGGATTTCCACCACAAGTTGACAACTCAACTCATTCGCGAAAGCCAAGCGATTGTTGTTGAGAACCTGCAAGTGCAGCATATGCTCAAGAACCATAAGCTTGCTAAATCAATATCGGACGCGGGATGGTATCAGTTCGTGCAGATGTTAGCCTACAAGTCCAAATGGTATGGTCGGGAGTTTCATAGAGTAGCCCCCAACCATACTTCTCAGGACTGCTGGGTATGTGGTTGGCGTAACACCGACCTGCAGCTATCAGACAGGTATTGGACCCAGAGCTAACGGACACGTCCTGGGCAGGGATGTGAACGCAGCTAGTAATATAAGAAATAAGGCGGTCGGGCAGACCGTTTCAGCTTGGGAGATATACGGTCGCAGTAGCCAGGTAGCCCAGGAATCCAACCTGCTTTAGCGGGGGGAATGTCAATCCCGTGACGGATTGATCATGATATGAGCGCCATGTGTGCCTGGATGCATGATCCAGGGCATGGGCGGAGCATCTGGCTTAAGTGGCAGCCCTGTACTCTCGGAGGTAGCGTACGGGATGTATACAACATACCTCAGGTAGCCGTTCTTTACATCACCAGTCGCAGCATTGAATTCGTCAGCTGAGGCAGTGTATACAAATAAGGTAGACGGCTGCTTGGGCATACGCAGTTTTCCGCTCTTCACCTCCTCTTCTCTTGTATCAAAAATTTCTTTTGCACTTTTACCTGCTTTTCTCAGCTCCCGGCCTCGCGCCATAAATGGCTCCAACTCTTTGTGGTAGCACGAAACAGACAGGCCCTCCTGAGCAGGATCATCAGCAAGGCATACTAATTCATTCGTTCCCTTCCGTAACTCTACCACTTTTCCCTGCTGGTTATACCCATACACTGTTGCACTATCTCGCTTTTCTGCCGGAGCCGCCAGAACAGCAGCCTTAATTTGTGACTCCGGAGAAGGAACCTGCCCTTGAGCAAAACTACCAAATGCTATCAAGCTAAAAGAAAGGAAAGTAAATATCTTCTTCATGCCGTTAAGAGTAAAGTTGATACATCCTGTCAGAATATATTTACTTAACGTGCTTGGTTAATTAAGGATGAACTTTATTCGAAAAAAGGTATAGTATGGGCACTGGAAAAGTACTACTCCATAACTGTATCAAACAAGCTGGTTTGCTTGCCTATACTTGCAACTACCTTAGATGGACTGCTACTAATCGTAAAAACCGGCGTCTCTTCGAAGCGAGAGGCAACTACTACTTCTGTACCATCAGCATGAAGGGTAAAGAGCTCCTTCACCAGGTTGGGGCAGTTATTGTCTTTAGAAAGGTGTGAAAGAAGCACATGACTCATAAAGGATGGTTTATACCCTGTAAAGAGCGACAGCGCCTGCCTGTTTGATAAGTGTCCTTTACCTCCCCGGATGCGGTTCTTCAGGTAATATGGATAATGTCCTTTCTCCAGCATGCCCTCATCGTAGTTTGCCTCCAGAAAGACGGCATGGCATTGCTGAAAATGCTCTATCAACTGGTCGCAGGGATAGCCTATGTCTGTAAACACGCCAATTTTTACATTATTGCCTGTTACAACAAAGCTATGCGGATCACGGGCATCGTGTAGCTTCGGGAAGGCAATTACACTCAACTTCCCTACCTGTATAGGCTCATGTGCCTGAAAGTGCAGCACCTGCACCCCTGTAAAATCCAAACGTGCATTATGAAGCGTACCCGAAGTGATGTACACAGGTAGCTTATACTTTCGGGCCAATACCGGAATACCACGGATGTGGTCAGAGTGCTCATGCGAAACAAAGATTGCCTTCACCTTGCTCATGGAAAGCCCTAAACGCTTCATCCGCTTTTCAGTTTCGCGGCAGGAAATACCAGCATCCACAAGCACCGCCTCGCGCTCGTTAGCTATATAATAGCAGTTACCATTGCTTCCTGAATTTAATGACGTGATGGACAGTTGCATAGAGTTACAAAGTAACCACAATTTCTGCTGTTATTCAACCTGTGTTACTGTATAAGTTCTACTCTGCTCTCTTCTGCGGAAATTTTTAGCAACTCGTAGCCAAACAAAGAGCACCTGACCGTGTTAAGCTCCAATAAACAGCCACAGCAGCACCATAAAGGCCGTTTTTCGTAACTCGCTGTAGCTTGTGTATCTTTGTATTCAGAATTGACACAGCTTATGATTGATCTTACTCTATACGACCCGTTCGAGAAAATGCAGTTCACTGATACTAACTGCTTCTTGTGCGGCACCATTATTACCCAAGAACACCGCGCTCCTGTATTTGCAGACTGGCTGCAACAAAAGTATAACCTGAAGAATAAAGAGCTGTTGATGCTCGATAAGAGCGTAACCACTTTCGGGCAGCTAACTTTACCTTGCTGCGACCGTTGCCATACACACTACCTGCTGCCATTGGAGGCGGAGGTGGAGCAAGCTGCTGCAAATGGGATAGAAGGCATGCAAGCTCTCCCGCCACAGCGGCTTTTCCAATGGATAGGCAAGATGTACTACGGCTCGCTGGTTACTGAGCTTATTAAAGAAGCGGATCCGCTGGTAATGCCCGAGTATGCGGTTAGCGAGGATCCCAAGATGCTAGGGAAATTCCGCGCCTTCTTCCAGGTGCTGCAGTCGCTGCGGGTGCCAATGGAGTTCGACGGATTTTTACCGAGCTCGCTTTTTCTGCTCCAGGTTAGCCCAACAGAAGACGAGCTTCCGTTTGAGTACCAGGACGAGCTGACAACTATGGCTTTTAGCATTAAGCTTGGGCCTGTAGCTGTAGTGTGTACTTTATTAGACAATGCAATTATACGGAAGGCGTTCGGCAGGCTATACCAGGTAACAGAAGGAAAAGAATTGCACCCTATACAGCTGGCGGAGTTTAAGGCACGTGTTTTCTACGCCGCTTATATTTTCAATGTAGTACCGGAATATTTTATCCGTCCTATCAAACCGGAAGACGACCACCTGGTGCTGGATACGCTTATTGATGATGTGACGAACGAAATATTTAACCCTTGGGAAATGACGGCTTACGCACACATGTTGGAGGAGATGCTGAAGCCTTGGGGCATTCGGGAGCACCAAATCCTACAGACACCACAACAGCCTATCAGCTTCCTGCTCGACGAACAAAATCAGTTTAAGCCAATGGAGCGCTTTACCAAACTGGTATAAGAACTTAGGAAGTATAAAAAAAGCGGCGACACCATCCATACAGTGGTGCCGCCGCTTTTTTATTTATTAACTTCTACTCTATAATAAAACTTACATCTACAGTAGAGGAAATAACCAGCTCGCCTCCTGAAATAGTTGGTCCACCGGCAGCATCGTAAGCAGCTGACTCCATCATAGCTACTTTATACATAGGTCTAGGTCCTCCCCCATTGCCAGAACTCTCATTGATAGCATATACACGGCCTATTTTAGCACCTAATTCTGAAGTGAGTGAGTTAGCCTTCTCCTTTGCGTTTGCCACTGCCTTTTTCCGGGCCTCTGCTTTATACTTTTCTACATCCGACACCTGGAACTGTATACCGTTAACATGGTTTGCTCCTACCTGGTATAGCCCTGATAGCAGCTCATCAAATTTGTCCAGCTTCTTAACGATAACTGTCATGTTTTTCTGGGCAACATAAAAGTCAGGTGCAGTACGGCCGTACTCTCCGCTGTTATAAATCGGGTTAAGGGTGACGTAAGAAGTTTGGATATGTTTGGCATCCACCCCTTGCTTCTTAAGATAACTGATAATGGCAGCAGCTTTGCTGTCCGTTTCTTTTCGAGCTTCGTTCAGTGTTTTCGCGCGGGTTTCAACTCCTAAATTCACTACCACCTCATTAGGCTGCACACGCACCTCACCGATGCCGCTTACACTTACCAAGGGTGGTAGGGCCTGTCCTTGCTGTGCCTGCACACTGAAGGCGGCCATGATAAACATGATAAACAGCACCAGATTCGTCTTCCTCATAGTTTTAGTTTTAACATTCATACTCAAAGTTATTACTTATATAGCAAACGGCTATATAGTCCTTAATACAAACCTTGTGCCACAAGTGTGGCCAGAAACAAAAAACCCTTAACCAACTTAGGCTAAGGGCTTTTATCTAATTCAAGAAACAGGATTAAGCTTCCTCATATTCATACTCCTCATCAGAGGAGTAACGCGAAACAAGTATAGCTCCTATAGTCAGAGCTCCTGCAGCTAAAATAAGTTGTGTAGTGGTAAAGCGACGGCTAGCTTTCAAAATGATGTGTCCCATATCCTGCATCAGGTCAGGCAGCTTTTCGTGGCGGCCTTGGAATACATGCATAGCAGACTCTACCGTTCTGGACATATCATGCGGATGCAGCATAGAAAGCACATTTCCACCTTCCTGTTTTTTCTGAGAGCTCTTCTGCTCGTTTCCTGTATTGCTATTGTTATTGTTCTGGTTTTGAGAAGTGTTGTTTTCCATAGTTTCAACTATTGTTTTTAGATTAATATAGAATTATACGGGGTAGAGGCCAAAAGTGTATCTTTGTACTAGTGCAGAGGTCTGCCACCATGCTGCACCATCAACTCGTCCATACGCGCCTGCAGCGTGTTTTCGCTTACCATCATACTAGCAGGAAAGCCTACCTGCAGGTCATCCAGCCTGAGCACTTGTGCCTCGGGGTTATAGTCATACTTGCCCGATACACCTTTCTCGCTGAAGCTGCCATTGTTAGAGCTTAATGTAATGCCGTACGTCTGCAGCTTGCTTTTAAGCTGGTCGAACGCCTCTGGTTTTATGCCTTCATATTGTAAGTTCTTAGCCATTCCTGATGTTTTTTCTGTTGATGTAATAGGTTTATACTAACGCAAGAAGAGTCTATTTGTTAGATTTTGCAATTCGCTATAATTGTAGCAAATTTTTCTTTCTGAAAATCAAGCACATCCTTTCCATACCAAAAAAGTTTTCTGACAGGGCATTGCAGTATCAAAAACACCCGCTATATTTGCATCACAATAAACGAACGGCCCGTTCGTCTAGGGGTTAGGACGCCAGATTTTCATTCTGGTAACAGGGGTTCGATTCCCCTACGGGCTACTCGAAAGGCCTCCAGTATAAACTGGAGGCCTTTTTTCTTTTGCTTCGGACACTAAAGCTAATATCCTCGCGCCTGTCAATTTTCTATTCATACCTTAAGCGCCCTTCAAAACTTCGTTTGTTGAGACAGCTTATTCAGGCTAGACAGGGGT is a genomic window containing:
- a CDS encoding SIMPL domain-containing protein — encoded protein: MRKTNLVLFIMFIMAAFSVQAQQGQALPPLVSVSGIGEVRVQPNEVVVNLGVETRAKTLNEARKETDSKAAAIISYLKKQGVDAKHIQTSYVTLNPIYNSGEYGRTAPDFYVAQKNMTVIVKKLDKFDELLSGLYQVGANHVNGIQFQVSDVEKYKAEARKKAVANAKEKANSLTSELGAKIGRVYAINESSGNGGGPRPMYKVAMMESAAYDAAGGPTISGGELVISSTVDVSFIIE
- a CDS encoding MBL fold metallo-hydrolase, producing MQLSITSLNSGSNGNCYYIANEREAVLVDAGISCRETEKRMKRLGLSMSKVKAIFVSHEHSDHIRGIPVLARKYKLPVYITSGTLHNARLDFTGVQVLHFQAHEPIQVGKLSVIAFPKLHDARDPHSFVVTGNNVKIGVFTDIGYPCDQLIEHFQQCHAVFLEANYDEGMLEKGHYPYYLKNRIRGGKGHLSNRQALSLFTGYKPSFMSHVLLSHLSKDNNCPNLVKELFTLHADGTEVVVASRFEETPVFTISSSPSKVVASIGKQTSLFDTVME
- a CDS encoding IS110 family transposase yields the protein MKNLLCQNLGVDVSKDALEVVLSTLDMERRVKVKASRKFTNTPTGFKQLQRWLEGKRAADVELRLLMEATGVYYEQLAWFLYHEGYQVSVVLPTKAKRYLQALGNKSKNDRIDARGLAQMGLEQLLELWQPLSKNIYRLRLLTRQLEDFSNQRTVCLNQLHALHHGALVVKQVERNLQKLVGTLDKSLQELEEAIGELLYQDPLLAERVEKMRSVKGVGLKTVAVLLAETNGFATFERQGQLVSYAGYDVVEHQSGQRSGRSRISKKGNAHIRRAMHLPAFTVVRYKEPVFTALYERLVKRGKTKMQAYVAVQRKLLILLWTLWRKNEAYDPRYGQQPAEPKNNIQIQEAGASLSGVSAADKDAITQETQPETAEKEIAPAQARATQDELPVPVGPGALFQVE